A stretch of Gemmatimonas aurantiaca T-27 DNA encodes these proteins:
- a CDS encoding DNA alkylation repair protein, translating into MNTEDILTTLAQLGKPQTAVIYRRHGSGERVFGVLTSEIAKLQKRIKRNHPLAMALWETGNAEARILALLVANPEQVTRSDADRWIQDGPVHFVGCYLSALLARSPIADETMRDWMLSSDERHGEMGYGILADRLKHDPDAISDAYAEQILTTIEERIHGSANWARYAMNNALISIGIYKPLLREQALAAAQRIGTVEIDHGETDCKTPSAASSIRKASTRKRCP; encoded by the coding sequence ATGAACACGGAAGACATCCTGACTACACTCGCGCAGCTCGGGAAGCCGCAGACCGCCGTGATCTATCGGCGTCATGGTTCTGGCGAACGGGTCTTTGGCGTGCTGACCTCGGAGATCGCCAAGCTGCAGAAGCGGATCAAGAGGAATCATCCGCTTGCGATGGCGCTTTGGGAAACAGGAAACGCCGAGGCCCGCATCCTGGCATTGCTGGTTGCCAATCCGGAGCAGGTGACGCGGTCCGACGCTGATCGTTGGATTCAGGACGGACCCGTGCACTTCGTGGGGTGCTATCTGTCAGCACTGCTGGCGCGCAGCCCAATTGCCGATGAGACCATGCGCGACTGGATGCTGTCCTCGGACGAACGGCATGGTGAAATGGGCTATGGCATACTGGCCGATCGTCTGAAGCACGATCCGGATGCGATCAGCGATGCATATGCCGAACAGATACTGACGACCATCGAAGAGCGGATTCATGGCTCCGCGAACTGGGCACGGTACGCGATGAACAACGCCCTGATCTCGATTGGCATTTACAAGCCGCTGCTGCGTGAACAGGCGCTTGCTGCGGCGCAGCGTATCGGCACGGTCGAGATCGACCATGGGGAAACAGACTGCAAGACCCCCAGTGCGGCATCGTCCATCCGGAAAGCCTCAACGCGCAAACGCTGTCCCTGA
- a CDS encoding serine hydrolase domain-containing protein yields the protein MKISFRYGVPSTAALVSAVCACIVLANCTDSSRPASGWQASVAAFDQELQDLQGALAIPGLAYAIVERGQVVHARGFGTAHPPDTTSFSLDTPLRIASVTKALTGVVAMQMVESGRLILDAPARSYVQALALPESVTVRHLLTHTAEGQIGTEYVYGTNRYAMLGQVIEAITDSSLHDVLSAHIVRPAGMHGHESPHLGAHAGLVSTTRDMGAFLATIDRGMLLSEKGLTQLATPSRSIHDTPLPVSLGWFAQTVQGERVMWSFGQDDPEHSGALLVRLPDRQLSVFIFANSNVLSDPFRLLMGDVTKSPFAMAFLRLFAFSAPGAPIVRPARNHVALAAALDSMETAHRYRFRDELIGWAMMDLWTEQVPGAEAKLMLVRSRYPHAVDPVMHFASAMLSDTAQRDLGIRDGAQLLIQHPLNRWMLLSQGELLQSRGRMSEAKAHFERILALPNQHPDFLSRLFKAWSWMALAQMSAPTDTEAARRYLGEILGSAVTGETRAGAQRMLDSLTHAGTPSRLHGARH from the coding sequence ATGAAAATTTCGTTTCGCTACGGTGTGCCATCGACAGCCGCCCTGGTGTCAGCCGTCTGCGCCTGCATTGTTCTCGCGAATTGCACCGACTCATCCCGTCCGGCGAGCGGCTGGCAGGCCAGTGTCGCCGCGTTCGATCAGGAGCTGCAGGATCTGCAGGGTGCGCTGGCCATTCCCGGATTGGCCTATGCCATCGTGGAGCGCGGACAGGTGGTGCACGCCCGTGGCTTCGGCACAGCGCATCCGCCGGATACCACGTCGTTCAGCCTGGATACGCCACTGCGCATCGCATCGGTCACCAAAGCTCTCACCGGTGTGGTTGCGATGCAGATGGTCGAATCAGGGCGACTCATACTCGATGCACCGGCACGATCCTATGTGCAGGCCTTGGCACTGCCTGAGAGTGTCACCGTTCGACACTTGCTCACGCACACGGCCGAAGGTCAGATCGGAACGGAGTATGTGTATGGCACCAATCGGTATGCCATGCTGGGACAAGTCATCGAAGCCATCACGGATTCGTCGCTGCACGATGTGTTGTCGGCCCATATCGTGCGTCCCGCGGGCATGCACGGACACGAGTCGCCGCATCTCGGTGCTCATGCCGGCCTGGTCTCCACTACGCGAGACATGGGTGCGTTCCTTGCAACAATAGATCGTGGAATGTTGCTCTCGGAGAAAGGACTCACTCAACTCGCTACACCGTCGCGATCGATACACGACACACCCCTACCGGTGAGCCTGGGTTGGTTTGCACAGACGGTGCAGGGCGAGCGGGTGATGTGGAGTTTCGGGCAGGACGACCCCGAACACTCCGGCGCGCTGTTGGTGCGTCTGCCGGACCGTCAATTGTCGGTATTCATCTTTGCCAATTCCAACGTACTCAGCGATCCGTTTCGGTTGCTGATGGGGGATGTCACCAAGTCGCCATTTGCGATGGCATTTCTACGTCTGTTTGCCTTTTCGGCACCAGGCGCACCCATCGTGCGGCCAGCCCGCAACCATGTCGCACTCGCCGCGGCACTCGATTCGATGGAGACGGCACATCGCTATCGGTTTCGCGATGAACTGATCGGGTGGGCGATGATGGACCTATGGACAGAACAGGTGCCAGGTGCCGAGGCAAAACTGATGCTCGTCCGCTCCCGCTATCCGCATGCCGTTGATCCGGTGATGCATTTTGCATCTGCCATGTTGTCCGACACGGCTCAGCGGGATCTGGGTATTCGCGACGGCGCACAGCTATTGATCCAACATCCACTCAATCGCTGGATGCTGCTGTCCCAAGGGGAACTGCTGCAGTCACGTGGGCGCATGTCGGAAGCCAAGGCACATTTCGAGCGCATTCTGGCGTTGCCCAACCAGCATCCGGATTTCCTCAGCCGACTCTTCAAGGCGTGGAGCTGGATGGCGCTGGCGCAGATGTCAGCGCCCACCGACACCGAGGCAGCCAGGCGCTACCTTGGGGAAATTCTGGGCAGTGCTGTGACCGGCGAGACACGAGCAGGAGCGCAACGGATGCTCGACAGTCTGACGCATGCGGGAACACCATCGCGCTTGCATGGCGCCCGGCACTAG